In Buchnera aphidicola (Ceratoglyphina bambusae), a single window of DNA contains:
- a CDS encoding BolA/IbaG family iron-sulfur metabolism protein — MEINEIKKTIEKKIKLKKIKIEKIDNYVKIIAIDNIFLNKTELEKQKIIYKSIKNLIIKKKIHAIQIDTYSIKEWKIKNKKIFKKKQD, encoded by the coding sequence ATGGAAATAAACGAAATAAAAAAAACAATAGAAAAAAAAATAAAATTAAAAAAAATAAAAATAGAAAAAATAGATAATTATGTAAAAATTATTGCTATAGACAATATATTTTTAAACAAAACAGAGCTAGAAAAACAAAAAATAATATATAAATCTATTAAGAACCTTATTATTAAAAAAAAAATACATGCAATCCAGATTGACACTTATTCTATAAAAGAATGGAAAATAAAAAATAAAAAAATATTTAAAAAAAAACAAGATTAA
- the cgtA gene encoding Obg family GTPase CgtA, which produces MKFFDEILIYIKSGNGGDGCTSFRREKFIPKGGPDGGDGGNGGNVWIKSDINLNTLVKYNFKKIFSAENGKNGKKKKCSGKKGKDIYINVPLGTKIINIKKNKVLADITKKNEKILILKGGKKGLGNFRFKSSVNRSPIKHTKGKKGKKIKVKLELTLLAEVGTLGMPNSGKSTLVKNISNSKTKIGKYPFTTLFPNLGVVFIKNENFTIADIPGITKNASKGIGLGIQFLKHLERCKILLHIIDISIESMTYIKKNIKTIELELKKYSKKLFKKPIWLIFNKIDKTNFKKIKYIKKKYINKKNVFFLSAKYKKGTYNLCKYIIKFLKK; this is translated from the coding sequence ATGAAATTTTTTGATGAAATTTTAATTTATATAAAATCTGGAAATGGTGGTGACGGGTGCACAAGTTTTAGAAGAGAAAAGTTTATACCTAAAGGTGGTCCAGATGGAGGAGATGGTGGTAATGGAGGGAACGTATGGATAAAATCTGATATAAATTTAAATACTTTAGTAAAGTATAATTTTAAAAAAATTTTTTCAGCTGAAAATGGAAAAAATGGTAAGAAAAAAAAATGTTCTGGAAAAAAAGGAAAAGATATATATATAAATGTTCCATTAGGAACAAAAATAATTAATATAAAAAAAAACAAAGTTTTAGCTGATATAACCAAAAAAAATGAAAAAATTTTAATATTAAAAGGGGGTAAAAAAGGTTTAGGAAATTTTAGATTTAAATCTTCTGTTAATAGATCTCCTATAAAACACACAAAAGGTAAAAAAGGGAAAAAAATAAAAGTAAAACTTGAGCTTACATTATTAGCAGAAGTAGGAACTTTAGGTATGCCTAACTCAGGAAAATCTACATTAGTAAAAAATATATCAAATTCTAAAACTAAAATTGGAAAATATCCTTTTACTACTTTATTTCCAAATTTGGGAGTAGTTTTTATAAAAAATGAAAATTTCACTATTGCAGATATTCCAGGAATAACAAAAAATGCTTCAAAAGGAATAGGACTGGGGATACAATTCTTAAAACATTTAGAAAGATGCAAAATATTATTACATATAATAGACATATCTATAGAAAGCATGACATATATTAAAAAAAATATTAAAACAATAGAATTAGAATTAAAAAAATATAGTAAAAAATTATTTAAAAAACCTATATGGTTAATATTTAATAAAATAGATAAAACAAATTTTAAAAAAATAAAATATATTAAAAAAAAATATATTAATAAAAAAAATGTATTTTTCTTATCTGCAAAATATAAAAAAGGA
- the greA gene encoding transcription elongation factor GreA: MANYTPITILGYKKLKDKLYDLKNFKRKKIIDDIKKARQHGDLKENAEYHAARNEQSFCEGKIKEIENKLSNVNIIDITKIPNKNKVVFGVTVSILNTKTKKKFVYKIVGEDEANFKNNFISVISPISRGLIGKFVGDNVLINTPKGKMKYKIIKVEHI; this comes from the coding sequence TTGGCAAATTATACACCTATAACTATTTTAGGATACAAAAAATTAAAAGATAAATTATATGATTTAAAAAATTTTAAAAGAAAAAAAATTATAGATGATATTAAAAAAGCAAGGCAACATGGAGATTTAAAAGAAAACGCTGAATATCATGCCGCTCGTAATGAACAAAGTTTTTGTGAAGGAAAAATAAAGGAAATAGAAAATAAATTATCAAATGTTAATATAATAGATATAACCAAAATACCGAATAAAAATAAAGTAGTTTTTGGTGTGACTGTTAGTATTTTAAATACTAAAACTAAAAAAAAATTTGTATATAAAATTGTAGGAGAAGATGAAGCTAATTTTAAAAATAATTTTATTTCTGTAATTTCTCCTATTTCTAGAGGTCTTATAGGAAAATTTGTTGGAGATAATGTATTAATAAATACACCTAAAGGAAAAATGAAATATAAAATTATTAAAGTAGAACATATTTAA
- the rplU gene encoding 50S ribosomal protein L21, producing MKAVFIIKNKQYLAKIGDLINTEKLDYKIGEKVTFKEVIILSNNKNIKIGKPYLKKEFITASIQSQNKNKKIHMIKFNRRKHYKKTQGHRQKYTTIKIINISNNLGI from the coding sequence ATGAAAGCAGTATTTATAATAAAAAATAAACAATATTTAGCAAAAATCGGGGATTTAATAAATACAGAAAAACTTGACTATAAAATAGGAGAAAAAGTTACTTTTAAAGAAGTAATTATTTTGTCAAATAATAAAAACATAAAAATAGGAAAACCATATTTAAAAAAAGAATTTATAACTGCCAGCATACAATCTCAAAACAAGAATAAAAAAATACATATGATAAAATTTAATAGAAGAAAACACTATAAAAAAACTCAAGGTCATAGACAAAAATATACTACTATAAAAATAATTAATATAAGCAATAATTTAGGAATATAA
- the rpmA gene encoding 50S ribosomal protein L27 — protein sequence MAHKKAGGSTRNGRDSHSKRLGIKKFGGEFVIPGNIILTQRGTKFHAGKNVGCGKNYTLFALKKGKIKFEKKGSKKRKYVKII from the coding sequence ATGGCACATAAAAAGGCTGGAGGATCTACTAGAAATGGAAGGGATTCTCATTCAAAAAGACTAGGAATAAAAAAGTTTGGAGGAGAATTTGTAATACCAGGAAATATAATATTAACACAAAGAGGTACAAAGTTTCACGCTGGAAAAAATGTAGGATGTGGAAAAAATTATACATTATTTGCTTTAAAAAAAGGTAAAATAAAATTTGAAAAAAAAGGATCAAAAAAAAGAAAATATGTAAAAATTATTTAA